From Lawsonia intracellularis PHE/MN1-00, the proteins below share one genomic window:
- the rsmH gene encoding 16S rRNA (cytosine(1402)-N(4))-methyltransferase RsmH — protein MHQPVMLEETIAMLKPHAKGRYLDGTVGLGGHSFAILQSAGDGAELCGLDQDKKALAIAEMTLKPFKKRVHLVHTKYSSFPLILKALGWKLLDGALIDIGVSSLQLDNAERGFSFLYDGPLDMRMDQDANNNSLFEIVNKSRQEYLKDIISRYGEEPQANRIAKAIVQKRRTKPITTTKELADLIEQAYPAAWRAKSRHHPATKTFQAFRIVVNSELNELEKFLNMIMGWIAPGGRVAVISFHSLEDRIVKQYMKSWTRSCICPPYVPVCKCFHKPEAILITKKPIRPSEKEISENIRSRSAKLRVAEKVLL, from the coding sequence ATGCATCAGCCAGTTATGCTTGAAGAAACAATAGCAATGCTTAAGCCTCATGCAAAAGGAAGATATTTAGATGGAACAGTTGGTTTAGGGGGGCATTCATTTGCTATTTTACAGTCTGCAGGAGATGGCGCTGAACTTTGTGGATTAGATCAAGACAAAAAAGCACTCGCCATTGCAGAAATGACGTTAAAGCCTTTTAAGAAAAGGGTGCATTTAGTTCATACTAAGTATAGTTCTTTTCCTCTAATATTAAAGGCTCTTGGTTGGAAATTATTAGATGGAGCTCTCATTGATATAGGTGTTTCTTCTTTGCAATTAGACAATGCAGAAAGAGGGTTTAGTTTTTTATATGATGGTCCATTGGATATGAGAATGGATCAAGATGCTAATAATAACTCACTGTTTGAGATAGTTAATAAAAGTCGACAAGAATACTTAAAAGATATTATTTCTCGATATGGTGAAGAACCACAAGCAAATAGAATTGCTAAAGCCATTGTACAAAAACGAAGGACTAAGCCTATTACAACCACAAAGGAGTTAGCCGATCTTATAGAACAAGCTTACCCAGCAGCATGGCGTGCTAAGTCTCGTCATCATCCAGCAACAAAAACGTTTCAAGCTTTTCGTATAGTGGTAAATAGTGAGCTTAATGAGTTAGAAAAATTTTTAAATATGATTATGGGTTGGATAGCACCAGGTGGAAGAGTTGCTGTGATTTCTTTCCACTCATTAGAAGATAGAATTGTAAAACAGTATATGAAGTCATGGACAAGAAGTTGTATCTGTCCACCATATGTCCCGGTTTGCAAATGCTTTCATAAACCTGAAGCCATACTTATTACAAAGAAGCCTATTCGTCCTTCAGAAAAAGAAATATCAGAAAATATTCGTTCTAGAAGTGCAAAGTTACGTGTAGCAGAAAAAGTGTTGCTTTGA
- the mraZ gene encoding division/cell wall cluster transcriptional repressor MraZ, translating to MQFRGQSYRNIDSKGRVILPPGYRETLEEYSSEGSFVLTTYDNCIVGYPEPQWKEIEEKFSKLRNSSKKLRDFRRLFLGGAEKQSLDLQGRVRISRAHIEYAKLDHEIVVLGQGEHFEIWDQNRFKAVLEQDFDDVADELVESGIDFPL from the coding sequence ATGCAGTTTCGAGGTCAGTCATATAGAAATATTGATTCTAAGGGGAGGGTTATTCTTCCTCCAGGATATCGTGAAACTCTAGAAGAGTATTCTAGTGAGGGTTCTTTTGTACTGACTACTTATGATAATTGTATTGTAGGTTACCCTGAGCCTCAATGGAAAGAAATAGAAGAAAAGTTTTCTAAGTTAAGAAACAGTTCAAAAAAACTACGTGATTTTCGTCGACTTTTTCTTGGTGGAGCAGAAAAGCAATCACTTGATCTTCAAGGTCGTGTAAGAATTTCTCGAGCACATATAGAATATGCAAAGTTGGATCATGAAATTGTTGTATTAGGCCAGGGTGAGCATTTTGAAATATGGGATCAAAACAGATTTAAAGCAGTTCTTGAGCAAGATTTTGATGATGTGGCTGATGAACTTGTAGAAAGTGGAATTGATTTTCCTTTATAA
- the pyk gene encoding pyruvate kinase, giving the protein MKTKIIATIGPASNSKETLSQLIQAGVSIFRLNFSHGDSSAFIELISTIRELEHIHQIPITIMQDLSGPKIRIGALPGDVALNVSKGDVLCLGPEDKRTNDYPYIPFDHKAILSDLVVNDILILADGTLQFQVKEQNSNGTFLLIAQEDGIITSRKGLALPGKSIKVPAITEKDQKDLSDGLKLGVDAVAISFVQSAEDIIEAKRIIKANGYDIPVIAKLERRNAIEHLEEILKEVDIIMVARGDLGIECPLPELPAIQKRIIRACNKASKPVIVATQMLLSMVSNPTPTRAEITDVANAVLDGADCVMLSEETAMGNHPVETVGFMRDITTKAEELMIETRHLKEPEAEKSAEEFLAYAACLLAEKSLAKAIVTHTMTGTAARHVSTCRPSQPIYALTPSRTSLKGLNFSWGVLPQYLSASSEGDLLRTENFIMQNPTFAIGEDIIITAGQSAPHTVQPRGTNFIKIFRK; this is encoded by the coding sequence ATGAAAACTAAAATAATTGCTACTATTGGTCCTGCTTCTAATTCAAAGGAAACTCTCTCTCAACTTATTCAAGCTGGAGTGAGTATTTTTCGCCTTAACTTCTCACACGGAGATAGTTCTGCCTTTATAGAACTTATTTCAACAATTAGAGAGTTAGAACATATTCATCAAATACCAATTACAATTATGCAAGACTTATCAGGACCTAAAATACGTATAGGTGCACTCCCTGGTGATGTTGCATTAAACGTATCTAAAGGTGATGTGTTATGTCTTGGTCCAGAAGATAAAAGAACAAATGATTATCCCTATATTCCCTTTGATCATAAAGCAATCCTAAGCGACCTAGTTGTTAATGATATACTCATACTTGCGGATGGAACACTTCAATTTCAAGTTAAAGAACAAAATTCCAATGGAACATTCCTTCTTATTGCACAAGAAGATGGTATTATTACTTCACGAAAAGGTTTAGCTCTTCCAGGAAAGTCAATAAAAGTTCCAGCAATTACAGAAAAAGACCAAAAAGATCTTTCTGATGGTCTTAAGCTTGGAGTAGATGCTGTTGCCATTTCATTTGTTCAATCTGCTGAAGATATTATTGAAGCAAAACGTATTATTAAAGCCAATGGATATGATATACCTGTAATAGCAAAACTTGAACGTCGTAATGCTATTGAACATCTTGAAGAAATTCTTAAAGAAGTCGATATTATCATGGTTGCTCGAGGGGATTTAGGTATTGAATGTCCTTTACCAGAACTCCCAGCAATTCAAAAACGTATTATCCGTGCTTGCAATAAAGCATCAAAACCTGTTATTGTAGCTACCCAAATGCTTCTTTCCATGGTATCAAACCCTACACCAACAAGGGCAGAAATAACCGATGTTGCAAATGCTGTTCTTGATGGTGCTGATTGTGTTATGCTTTCTGAAGAAACAGCTATGGGTAATCATCCAGTAGAAACAGTAGGCTTTATGAGAGATATTACGACAAAAGCAGAAGAGCTTATGATAGAAACACGTCATCTAAAAGAACCTGAAGCAGAAAAAAGTGCAGAAGAATTTTTAGCATATGCCGCATGTCTTCTTGCTGAAAAATCGTTAGCAAAAGCTATTGTTACACATACAATGACAGGAACAGCAGCTAGACATGTATCTACATGTAGACCATCTCAGCCTATTTATGCCCTTACACCATCAAGAACTTCACTTAAAGGACTTAATTTTTCTTGGGGTGTACTCCCCCAATATCTATCGGCATCTTCTGAGGGAGATCTCCTTAGGACTGAAAATTTTATCATGCAAAACCCTACCTTTGCCATAGGAGAAGATATTATTATTACAGCTGGACAATCTGCTCCACATACAGTTCAACCAAGAGGTACAAACTTTATAAAAATTTTCAGGAAATAA
- a CDS encoding UDP-N-acetylmuramoyl-tripeptide--D-alanyl-D-alanine ligase — MRLSLDTILSVTGGTLVAPTTGYNSYIDGVSIDSRAITTNSLFICISGNITDGHNFVLKAVEEGASAILASHNPFEGEVPVPVILVPDTLNGLKVLAQAARKMTKAKVIGITGTAGKTTVKELVAQLLTSKGKVAKNYLNFNTQIGMSFSILAAQGDEDFWVMEVGISNPQDMEELGTILTPDIALIINVGPGHLSGLNKQGVAYHKAQLLRYMKDEGLGIVSLDYPDLVKEVKELRSGSLFFSVLDNQCRYYSKYTGIVENGYGTYRLWLDDDIVDVTSPFLGNFGMESVLASATIAHKLGVSSDSIKQQLFQAILPQNRFSCFTHGNWLCIDDSYNANPLSMNAVIESTYKLSDEKKPLVYVLGEMLELGDSSEAEHEKIGKKLAQTGASIIFWKGGMIDNVLIGLKGGGFKGILEKISTEQEFQSLFLKHRLDEGIIVFKGSRSNKMEVFVDVFMKLVGTK; from the coding sequence ATGCGATTAAGCTTAGATACTATCCTTAGCGTTACAGGAGGTACACTTGTAGCCCCGACTACTGGATATAACTCCTATATAGATGGGGTAAGTATAGATAGTAGAGCTATTACTACTAATTCACTATTTATATGTATTTCTGGAAACATTACTGATGGCCATAACTTTGTTTTAAAAGCTGTAGAGGAAGGCGCATCTGCAATACTTGCTAGTCATAATCCTTTTGAAGGAGAAGTGCCTGTACCAGTAATATTGGTTCCAGACACATTGAACGGACTTAAAGTATTAGCACAAGCTGCTCGGAAGATGACAAAAGCCAAAGTTATTGGAATTACTGGGACAGCAGGTAAAACAACAGTTAAAGAGTTAGTTGCTCAACTTCTTACATCAAAAGGAAAAGTTGCTAAAAACTATTTAAATTTTAATACTCAAATTGGAATGTCTTTTTCTATTTTAGCAGCTCAAGGAGATGAAGACTTTTGGGTTATGGAGGTTGGTATAAGCAATCCTCAGGACATGGAAGAATTAGGAACTATATTAACACCTGATATTGCTCTTATAATAAATGTAGGGCCTGGTCATCTTAGTGGGTTGAACAAACAAGGTGTTGCTTATCATAAGGCACAACTTCTTCGATATATGAAAGATGAAGGATTAGGAATTGTAAGTTTGGACTATCCTGATCTTGTTAAAGAGGTAAAGGAACTTCGTTCAGGTAGTTTATTTTTTTCAGTACTAGACAATCAATGTCGCTATTATAGTAAGTATACAGGTATTGTCGAAAATGGATATGGTACTTATCGATTATGGCTTGATGATGATATAGTAGATGTAACCTCTCCCTTTTTAGGTAATTTTGGTATGGAAAGTGTCCTTGCATCCGCAACCATAGCTCATAAGTTAGGTGTATCAAGTGATTCTATTAAACAGCAATTGTTCCAAGCAATATTACCTCAGAATAGATTTTCTTGTTTCACTCATGGTAACTGGCTGTGTATCGATGATAGTTATAATGCAAATCCTTTGTCTATGAATGCAGTAATAGAGTCAACATATAAACTTTCAGACGAAAAAAAGCCTCTTGTATATGTCCTTGGTGAAATGCTTGAGCTTGGAGATTCCTCTGAAGCAGAGCATGAAAAGATTGGTAAGAAACTGGCACAAACAGGAGCTAGTATAATTTTTTGGAAAGGTGGCATGATAGACAATGTTCTTATAGGTCTAAAAGGAGGTGGCTTTAAAGGTATCTTAGAAAAAATATCTACAGAACAAGAGTTCCAATCACTATTTTTGAAGCATAGGTTAGATGAAGGGATCATTGTGTTTAAAGGTTCTCGTTCTAATAAAATGGAAGTATTTGTAGACGTATTTATGAAACTAGTAGGAACAAAATAA
- a CDS encoding UDP-N-acetylmuramoyl-L-alanyl-D-glutamate--2,6-diaminopimelate ligase, producing MNRYPLKALESELEKKHMLICIDSRKVEKGCVFVALPGSSVDGGLFIPDAVSRGAAYIVCRHNEVEYCGSAIPIVVDDPRYTLGRLARIFYNTGNLSMPIIGVTGTNGKTTITYLLEYLFRAKGNRTGVIGTIAYRWPGFSKEAPLTTPQCLDLHAMLAQMQVDKTEIVFMEVSSHALDQRRIAGISFKGVIFTNLTQDHLDYHKDMKEYFHAKARLFFEYPSKNKIMVASMDNQWGRKLAKLVPEIIGFGFKNKPTQVSNYLFGKILSSSRAGLHLQMSFKDKVWELCTPLVGVHNAENLLAVQAISLQLGLAPEDFCCFEKFTGVPGRLERIVNKKQLDIFVDYAHTPDALINVLSALRDVGFKRIITVFGCGGNRDKAKRPLMGKAVAKLSDVAVLTSDNPRNEDPELIMADVLPGLKKAKQIITEPDREKAIRQAIELVSPGDALLVAGKGHECTQQIGFMKYPFSDQSVIRKILGCD from the coding sequence ATGAATAGATATCCTCTTAAAGCCCTTGAGTCCGAACTAGAGAAAAAACATATGCTAATCTGTATAGACTCACGTAAAGTTGAGAAAGGGTGTGTTTTTGTTGCACTTCCAGGTAGCAGTGTTGATGGTGGGCTTTTTATTCCAGATGCTGTTTCTAGAGGCGCAGCATATATTGTTTGTCGCCATAATGAGGTAGAGTATTGTGGTAGTGCAATACCTATTGTTGTGGATGATCCTAGATATACTTTAGGGAGGTTAGCTAGGATTTTTTATAATACAGGAAATCTATCCATGCCAATAATTGGAGTTACTGGAACAAATGGTAAAACAACAATTACTTATCTTTTAGAGTATCTTTTTAGGGCAAAAGGAAACAGGACAGGTGTCATTGGGACAATTGCTTATCGCTGGCCTGGATTTTCTAAAGAAGCACCACTTACTACCCCTCAATGCTTAGACTTACATGCAATGCTTGCACAGATGCAGGTAGATAAGACAGAAATTGTGTTTATGGAAGTTTCTTCTCATGCTTTAGATCAAAGGCGAATAGCAGGTATTAGTTTTAAAGGGGTTATTTTTACAAACTTAACTCAAGATCATTTAGATTATCATAAAGACATGAAAGAGTATTTTCATGCTAAAGCAAGACTTTTTTTTGAATACCCATCTAAAAATAAAATAATGGTAGCATCAATGGATAATCAATGGGGGAGGAAATTAGCAAAACTTGTCCCAGAGATAATAGGGTTTGGTTTTAAAAACAAACCAACACAAGTTTCAAATTATTTATTTGGGAAAATACTTTCTTCTTCTAGAGCCGGCTTACATCTGCAGATGAGTTTTAAAGATAAGGTTTGGGAACTTTGTACACCTTTAGTTGGAGTACATAATGCTGAAAACTTGTTGGCTGTACAAGCAATAAGTCTCCAATTGGGTTTAGCTCCTGAGGATTTCTGTTGTTTTGAAAAGTTTACAGGTGTTCCTGGCCGTCTTGAAAGAATAGTTAATAAAAAACAATTAGATATTTTTGTAGATTATGCCCATACTCCAGATGCACTTATAAATGTACTTTCTGCCTTACGTGATGTTGGTTTTAAGCGAATTATAACAGTTTTTGGTTGTGGTGGTAATAGAGATAAAGCAAAACGTCCATTAATGGGGAAAGCTGTTGCAAAACTATCTGATGTAGCAGTGTTAACATCAGATAATCCACGGAATGAAGACCCAGAGTTAATTATGGCAGATGTTTTACCAGGCCTCAAAAAAGCTAAACAAATTATTACAGAACCAGATAGAGAGAAAGCAATTCGTCAAGCTATAGAATTAGTTTCACCTGGAGATGCATTACTTGTTGCAGGAAAAGGCCATGAATGTACACAACAAATAGGATTTATGAAATATCCCTTTAGTGATCAAAGTGTGATACGGAAAATTTTAGGATGCGATTAA
- a CDS encoding penicillin-binding transpeptidase domain-containing protein, which yields MSYLGLSHRQNKYHKFTWTTSRKKVRGKYFSFRIDKWNAFRFQIVAILFCIVWCGLWCRSAYIQLWKGTFFSEKARRQHIALETVSTPRGNIVDRNGRILAKSIQCYSVYADPFSIKDIESTAIKLSNCLHLSEETIRKLLQKQNRFVWISRHIDDATAIAINQMKIPGVMLLKEYERVYPYKHVAGQLLGFVGVDGNGLEGLEHSFNDYLSSFSTKQLVMRDASGRRFYINNGEELHNSTRELQLTIDLQIQSIAEDAIAQAVSEVGAKWGGVLIVDVKSSEILAWSQYPFFNPNAYRQYKPSEYRNRLALDAFEPGSTFKPFLIAAALQEGIVTKDTLFNCEGGVWKIKNVVIRDDGTPQKELSVTKILSHSSNIGCGKISLELGSQKFYYYLTKLGFGQPTGLNIIENKGILRRPREWSEADLISTAFGQSLSTNALQLTQGFLTIATHGIYKPISLFKTPLKKVSEQRIFSEDISSEVLTMMRQVVESGTGKRAAISGVSIAGKTGTAQKVDKTGKYGQERIASFVGLFPAEDPHYLIMVVIDEPITKKYGGVIAAPVFRKIATKVMAYVGSPESLQYQVVTKEEEKISSNKVSSLVRTNKKEKSCSNTLEVRQKIDRKDPIEYATSLKIPDVVGKSIRKAIELFAGQGLVPEVKGNGIVVIKQEPEAGTHLIKQHLLDKKCILWVSEK from the coding sequence ATGAGTTATTTAGGATTATCACATCGACAAAATAAATATCATAAGTTTACTTGGACTACTTCTAGGAAAAAAGTAAGAGGAAAATATTTTTCTTTTAGGATAGATAAGTGGAATGCTTTTAGGTTTCAAATTGTAGCTATTCTTTTTTGTATTGTTTGGTGTGGATTATGGTGTCGATCAGCTTACATCCAACTATGGAAAGGTACTTTTTTTTCAGAAAAGGCCAGACGTCAACATATTGCCTTAGAAACAGTATCTACTCCAAGAGGAAATATTGTAGATAGGAATGGAAGAATTCTAGCAAAAAGCATACAATGTTATTCTGTTTATGCAGATCCTTTTTCCATAAAAGACATAGAAAGTACTGCAATAAAGCTTTCAAACTGTCTTCACTTATCAGAAGAAACCATAAGAAAATTACTCCAAAAGCAAAATCGGTTTGTATGGATTTCTCGCCATATTGATGATGCTACAGCTATAGCTATTAATCAAATGAAGATTCCTGGAGTTATGTTATTAAAAGAATATGAAAGAGTTTATCCATATAAACATGTTGCTGGCCAGCTCCTTGGCTTTGTTGGAGTTGATGGAAATGGCCTTGAAGGTCTTGAGCATTCATTTAATGATTATCTCAGTAGTTTTTCAACAAAGCAGCTTGTGATGAGAGATGCTTCAGGAAGAAGGTTTTATATCAATAATGGAGAAGAATTACACAATAGTACTAGAGAGTTACAGCTTACAATAGATTTACAAATACAGTCTATTGCTGAAGATGCTATAGCACAGGCTGTCAGCGAGGTTGGGGCAAAATGGGGTGGGGTTCTTATTGTAGATGTTAAATCAAGCGAGATATTAGCTTGGTCACAATATCCTTTTTTTAATCCTAATGCATATCGTCAATATAAACCTAGTGAGTATAGAAATCGGTTAGCTTTAGATGCATTTGAACCTGGGTCAACATTTAAACCTTTTTTGATTGCTGCAGCTCTTCAAGAAGGTATTGTTACAAAAGATACATTATTTAATTGTGAAGGTGGAGTTTGGAAAATTAAAAATGTTGTCATTCGTGATGATGGTACACCACAAAAAGAACTTTCTGTAACAAAAATTTTAAGTCACTCTAGTAATATTGGTTGTGGAAAGATTTCTTTAGAGCTTGGTTCACAAAAGTTTTACTATTATCTTACTAAATTAGGGTTTGGACAGCCTACTGGACTTAACATTATTGAAAATAAAGGTATTTTACGTCGTCCTCGTGAGTGGAGTGAAGCCGATCTCATTTCTACTGCTTTTGGACAGAGTTTATCTACTAACGCACTTCAGCTTACACAGGGTTTTTTAACAATTGCAACTCATGGTATATACAAACCAATAAGTCTTTTTAAGACTCCTTTGAAAAAAGTTTCTGAGCAGCGTATTTTTTCTGAAGATATAAGTAGCGAAGTACTTACAATGATGCGGCAAGTAGTAGAGTCAGGGACAGGAAAGCGAGCTGCTATATCTGGAGTTTCTATAGCCGGAAAAACAGGTACAGCTCAAAAGGTTGATAAAACAGGCAAGTATGGTCAAGAACGTATAGCCTCTTTTGTTGGCCTTTTCCCTGCTGAAGACCCTCATTATTTGATTATGGTTGTTATAGATGAACCAATAACAAAAAAATATGGTGGAGTTATTGCAGCTCCAGTGTTTCGTAAGATAGCTACTAAAGTTATGGCTTATGTAGGTTCTCCTGAAAGTCTTCAATATCAAGTTGTAACAAAAGAGGAAGAAAAAATTAGTTCTAATAAGGTTTCTTCATTAGTTAGAACTAACAAAAAAGAAAAAAGCTGTTCTAATACATTAGAAGTTCGTCAAAAAATAGATAGAAAAGATCCAATTGAGTACGCTACATCATTAAAAATTCCTGATGTTGTAGGAAAATCTATTCGTAAAGCTATTGAACTTTTTGCTGGGCAAGGTCTTGTTCCAGAAGTTAAAGGTAATGGTATTGTTGTAATAAAACAAGAGCCAGAAGCCGGAACTCATTTAATCAAACAACATTTATTAGATAAGAAGTGTATCCTTTGGGTTTCGGAGAAATAA
- the murD gene encoding UDP-N-acetylmuramoyl-L-alanine--D-glutamate ligase, with amino-acid sequence MLSIANNCCISLAQNEWPLYKVAVVGTGRSGMAAARLLHSLGASIRIVDKTRENVSKTFMDWIKQTNCEVMFGEHCPKQFEDIDIVIPSPGVPLNLLKPHFLNTIQVLSETELAWYQLSNEKVIAITGTNGKTTIASLCAAMLVEQGISVFVGGNIGTPLSEYVLCKKKVSVVVLELSSFQLQTCSLFRPDIAICSNISINHLDYHRNMDEYISAKLNICKNQCESDLAILKPGMEALVDSYNLKARVVFYRDLGNFSTSRLLGVHNLENAEAAWLACKELGVTEEIAKKVVTTFEPLEHRLEQVRLLNGVLYVNDSKGTTVEALRAALESFKQPILLLAGGRFKGGDLTSLRPIIKKQVRIVGLFGNSREYFEDAWGDIIPITWDNTLEQAVKRLSNLAHNGEVILLAPATSSFDQYMNYIERGNDFKRIVHEVLNEHC; translated from the coding sequence ATGCTTTCTATAGCTAACAATTGTTGTATATCTTTAGCTCAAAATGAATGGCCATTATATAAAGTAGCTGTTGTTGGAACTGGGCGTTCAGGAATGGCAGCTGCAAGATTATTACATTCTCTTGGTGCTTCTATACGTATAGTAGATAAAACTAGAGAAAACGTATCTAAAACCTTTATGGATTGGATTAAACAAACAAATTGTGAGGTTATGTTTGGAGAACATTGTCCAAAACAGTTTGAAGATATAGATATCGTTATTCCTAGCCCAGGAGTCCCTCTTAATTTACTTAAGCCACATTTTTTGAATACTATTCAAGTGTTATCTGAGACAGAACTAGCATGGTATCAGTTGTCTAATGAAAAAGTCATTGCCATAACAGGGACCAATGGGAAAACAACTATAGCAAGTTTATGTGCAGCAATGTTGGTAGAACAAGGTATAAGTGTTTTTGTTGGTGGTAATATTGGAACTCCACTATCAGAATATGTTTTGTGTAAAAAGAAAGTAAGTGTTGTTGTTTTAGAACTTTCAAGTTTTCAACTTCAGACATGTTCACTATTTCGTCCTGATATAGCTATATGTTCTAATATTTCTATAAATCATTTGGATTACCATAGAAATATGGATGAATATATTTCTGCAAAGTTGAATATATGTAAAAATCAATGTGAAAGCGATCTTGCTATTCTTAAGCCAGGGATGGAAGCACTAGTAGATTCATATAATTTGAAAGCTCGAGTAGTTTTTTATAGAGATTTAGGAAATTTTTCTACAAGTCGATTATTAGGAGTCCATAATCTTGAGAATGCAGAAGCAGCTTGGCTAGCTTGTAAAGAACTAGGTGTTACAGAGGAGATAGCAAAAAAGGTTGTAACAACTTTTGAACCATTAGAGCATAGGCTTGAACAGGTAAGGCTTTTAAATGGTGTTTTGTATGTAAATGATTCTAAAGGAACAACAGTTGAAGCACTTCGTGCAGCGCTTGAATCTTTTAAGCAACCAATACTCCTTTTAGCTGGAGGTAGGTTTAAGGGGGGAGATCTAACATCATTACGTCCAATTATAAAAAAACAAGTTCGTATAGTTGGGCTGTTTGGTAATAGTCGAGAATATTTTGAAGATGCTTGGGGAGATATTATCCCAATAACCTGGGATAACACATTAGAACAAGCTGTAAAACGTCTTTCAAACTTAGCACATAATGGTGAAGTTATATTACTAGCTCCTGCTACTTCAAGTTTTGATCAGTACATGAACTATATTGAAAGAGGTAATGACTTTAAGCGAATTGTTCATGAGGTGTTGAATGAGCATTGTTAG
- the mraY gene encoding phospho-N-acetylmuramoyl-pentapeptide-transferase has translation MLYNILFPLSSDYTILNVFKYITFRSVWSLITALILSILLGPYFIRWLQRINFKQQIHEDVKIHKSKTGTPTMGGVLICFSSLCSTILWSDLTNIYVWLTLLVFIGFSFIGFLDDYIKILHHQNKGFSAKVKLLAQVVVAGIAMLFLVSEPAYSTKLAFPFFKSLHPDFGYFYVPFAILVMVGASNAVNLTDGLDGLAIAPVIVSIFVLSVYIYVTGNVKFSQYLQVDYIAGVGEVAVFCGALIGAGLGFLWFNAYPAQIFMGDVGSLGLGGVLGFLAVLCKQELLLLIVGALFVLETLSVIVQVGYFKWTGGKRIFRMAPLHHHFELKGIPESKIIIRFWIISITFGLIALSALKLR, from the coding sequence ATGTTGTATAATATACTGTTCCCTTTAAGTTCAGACTATACTATATTAAATGTTTTTAAGTATATTACATTTCGTTCTGTTTGGTCTTTAATTACAGCTTTAATTTTAAGCATATTACTTGGACCTTATTTTATTCGTTGGTTACAACGTATAAACTTTAAACAACAAATTCACGAAGATGTAAAGATCCATAAGTCAAAGACAGGAACTCCCACTATGGGAGGAGTTCTTATATGTTTCAGTTCGCTATGTAGTACTATTCTTTGGAGTGATTTAACAAATATTTATGTTTGGTTAACGCTATTAGTTTTTATAGGTTTTTCTTTTATTGGCTTTCTTGATGATTATATAAAGATTTTACATCATCAAAATAAAGGTTTTTCAGCAAAAGTAAAATTGTTAGCCCAAGTTGTTGTAGCAGGTATTGCTATGTTATTTTTAGTGTCAGAACCTGCTTATTCTACAAAGTTAGCATTTCCATTTTTTAAATCTTTACATCCAGATTTTGGTTATTTTTATGTTCCATTTGCAATATTAGTTATGGTTGGAGCCTCTAATGCAGTAAATCTTACAGATGGATTAGATGGCCTTGCCATTGCTCCTGTGATTGTGTCTATCTTTGTTCTTTCTGTATATATTTATGTAACAGGTAACGTAAAGTTTTCTCAATACTTACAAGTTGACTATATTGCTGGTGTTGGTGAAGTTGCAGTTTTTTGTGGCGCACTTATTGGAGCAGGACTTGGTTTTTTATGGTTTAATGCATATCCAGCACAAATATTTATGGGAGATGTTGGTTCACTTGGACTTGGGGGAGTTTTAGGGTTTTTAGCAGTACTTTGCAAACAAGAACTTCTATTACTTATTGTTGGAGCTCTTTTTGTATTGGAAACACTTTCAGTTATTGTTCAGGTTGGATACTTTAAGTGGACAGGTGGAAAAAGAATTTTTCGAATGGCCCCATTACATCATCATTTTGAATTAAAGGGTATTCCAGAGTCGAAAATTATTATTCGTTTTTGGATTATATCTATTACTTTTGGGTTAATAGCTCTTTCTGCACTTAAGCTTAGGTAA